A single genomic interval of Acetobacteroides hydrogenigenes harbors:
- a CDS encoding glycoside hydrolase family 10 protein yields MKKESLRLVLTALLLTLAAATWARTVNPKHEMRAAWIASVENIDWPSTKGLTPEQQRQEFIKMIDQLKDVGINAVIVQVRPCADALYSSSIEPWSMYLTGKQGLAPNPYYDPLKFMIDECHKRCIEFHAWFNPYRTIKDTTYKDIDSTHIIKQHPEWLVTYGNQRYFDPALPQTREHVLKVIMDVVNRYDVDGVHFDDYFYPYKIKGVDFPDSASFAAYPRGFASDQKEAWRRDNVNLIIKAIRDSIRAAKPFVKFGISPFGIWRNKASDPRGSETNGGSNYDDLYADILHWMQNRWIDYVVPQLYWHIGLKVADYKTLAQWWSKNSNGTPLYIGQGYYRVDPQSKTKEWADGKEISRQLELNRTIPEIEGSIFFSAKSFLNNSLNVNEQLKKQYYRYPAIVPQMRFIDSLPPAAPVHFTVKDRKKNVRLSWTVSDTASSEMDRARYFVVYRFSDKVDYSNPANIYTITRDTSIILKKNKKKGKKHVRFSITALDRLYNESKPTKAVTVSM; encoded by the coding sequence ATGAAGAAAGAATCGTTACGCCTCGTACTTACTGCCCTACTGCTAACCTTAGCTGCTGCAACTTGGGCTCGAACTGTAAATCCCAAGCACGAGATGCGTGCTGCATGGATAGCCTCGGTAGAGAATATTGACTGGCCATCGACGAAGGGGCTTACCCCCGAACAGCAGCGGCAGGAGTTTATTAAGATGATCGATCAGCTTAAAGATGTTGGCATAAATGCCGTAATCGTGCAGGTTCGTCCGTGCGCCGATGCGCTGTACAGCTCAAGCATAGAACCGTGGTCGATGTACCTCACCGGCAAGCAAGGTTTGGCCCCCAATCCATACTACGATCCGCTAAAGTTTATGATTGACGAGTGCCACAAGCGCTGCATCGAGTTCCACGCATGGTTTAACCCCTACCGAACCATCAAGGATACCACCTATAAGGACATCGACTCAACACACATCATTAAGCAGCACCCCGAATGGCTGGTTACCTACGGCAACCAGCGCTACTTCGATCCTGCGCTACCACAAACGCGCGAGCACGTGCTTAAGGTTATCATGGACGTGGTAAACCGCTACGATGTTGACGGCGTTCACTTCGACGACTACTTCTATCCCTACAAGATTAAAGGGGTAGACTTCCCCGATAGCGCATCGTTTGCCGCCTACCCACGTGGCTTCGCTTCCGATCAAAAAGAGGCATGGCGACGCGATAACGTAAACCTAATTATTAAGGCAATCCGCGATAGCATTCGCGCGGCAAAGCCGTTCGTAAAGTTCGGCATATCGCCATTTGGGATATGGAGGAATAAGGCGAGCGATCCCCGCGGGTCGGAAACCAACGGCGGATCGAACTACGACGACCTGTACGCCGACATCCTTCATTGGATGCAGAATCGGTGGATCGACTACGTGGTTCCCCAGCTCTACTGGCACATCGGCCTAAAGGTGGCCGACTATAAAACGCTGGCCCAATGGTGGAGCAAGAACAGCAACGGAACTCCCCTCTACATCGGTCAGGGCTACTACAGGGTCGACCCTCAGTCGAAGACCAAGGAGTGGGCCGATGGAAAGGAGATCAGCCGACAGCTGGAACTCAACCGAACCATCCCAGAGATTGAAGGGAGCATCTTCTTTAGCGCAAAGTCGTTCCTCAACAATAGCCTAAACGTAAACGAGCAGCTAAAGAAGCAGTACTACCGCTATCCGGCAATCGTTCCCCAAATGCGTTTTATCGACAGCCTTCCTCCTGCTGCACCCGTACACTTTACCGTAAAGGATCGTAAGAAAAACGTAAGGCTTAGCTGGACGGTGAGCGACACCGCATCCTCCGAAATGGACAGGGCTAGATACTTTGTTGTGTACCGATTTAGCGACAAGGTAGACTACAGCAACCCAGCCAACATCTACACGATAACAAGAGACACCTCCATTATCCTAAAGAAGAATAAGAAGAAGGGCAAGAAGCACGTTCGCTTTAGCATCACCGCTCTGGACCGCCTCTACAACGAGAGCAAGCCAACAAAAGCGGTAACGGTAAGCATGTAG
- the infB gene encoding translation initiation factor IF-2 has protein sequence MTQDKSTRLLKAAKELNVGVQTIVDFLHKKGIEVDSNPNAKITTEAYLLLEKEFGKEFKLKAEASKVDLKGIREKKAAVSIDDVLKGSSPSDEDEGDDDSERSIILKDNTSTERHKPHEPEVEKIEAPKIKGPNIIGKIDLEPKRTTRPATSEAPIEEKEKPQPAAEVKAEKTVSAPIEKPQEVKIEKATDIEPAAPVTPKEHTKVEEEVKPVQEKPAAPTETEGKQQNRPQPTPAPEKEPEATEQPKKGVEETKTDLVKEEVVKEEVVAETATETSEELFRADVEKLSGPTVVGKIDLSAFAPKKKPVATSVGNPNAGDKNKKKRKRIKPDQKVNVEGEAKSQEVRQPQFPPRAKPLEKGPKQTDANRPQKGPRQPQAGSQPGQPGQGGGNRLQVNRNAGGPQKGGSKFAAKKPVHKEVSDEDVQKQIKDTLARLTAKGAKSKSSKYRRDKRDDVRQRMMAEQELAEAERSIIKVTEFVTVNELANMMDVPVTDVIGACMNLGLMVSINQRLDAEALVLVAEEFGYKVEFVAAEIQESIQEEEDRPEDLLPRSPIVTVMGHVDHGKTSLLDYIRKANVIAGEAGGITQHIGAYSVKIDEERRITFLDTPGHEAFTAMRARGAKVTDIAIIIIAADDSVMPQTKEAINHAVAAGVPMVFAINKVDKPGANPDKIREQLAAMNYLVEDWGGKYQVQEISAKKGEGIQELLDKVLLEAEMLELKANPNKNAKGSVIESTLDKGRGYVTTMLVHSGTLNIGDVVLSGQYYGRVKAMFNERGKKITKAGPSVPVLMLGLNGAPTAGETFNVLEEREAKDIANKREQLQRMQGLRATKHITLDEIGRRIAIGNFKELNIIVKGDVDGSIEALTDSLIKLSNEEVQVNVIHKAVGQISESDVLLAAASNAIIVGFQVRPSTNARRIAENEGIEIRHYSIIYDAINEVKDAIVGMLSPEIKEETTCSIEVMEVFKITKVGTIAGCIVREGTVTRNSKIRVIRDGIVIHTGELESLKRFKDDVKEVKSGFECGLNTKGFNDIQVGDFIEGYELIEVKKTL, from the coding sequence ATGACGCAGGATAAATCAACACGGCTTCTTAAAGCAGCTAAGGAGCTAAACGTAGGGGTTCAGACCATTGTGGATTTTCTTCATAAGAAGGGAATAGAGGTCGACTCGAACCCTAATGCAAAAATAACCACCGAAGCATACCTATTGCTGGAGAAGGAATTCGGCAAGGAATTTAAGCTAAAGGCAGAAGCCAGCAAGGTTGACCTGAAGGGCATTCGGGAAAAGAAGGCCGCTGTGTCTATTGACGACGTGCTTAAAGGCTCAAGCCCTTCCGATGAAGATGAAGGCGATGACGATAGCGAAAGAAGCATCATCCTTAAGGACAACACCAGCACCGAAAGGCATAAGCCGCACGAACCTGAAGTGGAGAAAATTGAAGCACCCAAAATTAAGGGTCCAAACATCATAGGCAAGATAGATCTCGAGCCTAAGCGTACCACTCGTCCTGCAACCAGTGAAGCCCCTATCGAAGAGAAGGAAAAACCGCAACCTGCTGCTGAGGTTAAAGCGGAGAAAACCGTATCTGCTCCTATCGAAAAACCTCAAGAAGTTAAAATAGAAAAGGCTACAGACATAGAGCCAGCTGCTCCTGTAACCCCAAAGGAACATACAAAGGTGGAAGAAGAGGTAAAGCCTGTGCAAGAAAAGCCAGCAGCACCTACCGAAACCGAAGGCAAACAACAAAATCGCCCCCAGCCAACTCCTGCACCTGAAAAAGAGCCGGAAGCCACCGAGCAACCTAAGAAGGGCGTTGAAGAAACGAAAACTGATTTAGTGAAAGAAGAAGTTGTAAAAGAAGAAGTAGTGGCTGAAACAGCTACCGAAACCAGCGAAGAACTTTTTAGGGCTGACGTGGAGAAGCTCTCGGGACCAACGGTTGTTGGCAAAATTGACCTTTCGGCCTTTGCGCCTAAGAAAAAACCAGTTGCCACATCGGTAGGCAACCCAAATGCAGGGGATAAGAATAAAAAGAAACGGAAACGCATTAAGCCCGATCAGAAAGTTAACGTAGAGGGTGAGGCTAAGTCCCAAGAAGTTCGTCAGCCACAATTCCCTCCTCGCGCAAAACCTCTAGAAAAGGGTCCAAAACAAACCGATGCCAACCGTCCACAGAAAGGACCTCGCCAGCCACAGGCCGGTAGTCAGCCTGGCCAACCTGGTCAAGGAGGTGGCAACCGCCTACAGGTTAACCGCAATGCAGGGGGACCCCAAAAAGGTGGTTCAAAGTTCGCTGCTAAGAAACCTGTTCACAAGGAGGTTAGCGACGAGGATGTACAAAAGCAAATTAAGGACACTCTAGCTCGTCTTACCGCAAAAGGCGCGAAGAGCAAGAGTTCTAAATATCGTAGAGATAAGCGCGACGATGTTCGTCAGCGTATGATGGCCGAGCAGGAGCTTGCCGAGGCCGAACGCAGCATCATCAAGGTAACCGAATTCGTTACCGTTAACGAGTTGGCAAACATGATGGATGTTCCGGTTACCGATGTAATTGGAGCCTGCATGAACCTAGGTTTGATGGTTTCCATCAACCAGCGTTTGGATGCAGAGGCTCTTGTTTTGGTAGCAGAAGAGTTCGGGTACAAGGTTGAGTTCGTTGCTGCCGAGATCCAAGAATCTATTCAGGAAGAGGAGGACAGACCAGAGGATCTTCTCCCCCGCTCTCCTATCGTTACCGTAATGGGACACGTAGACCACGGTAAAACATCGCTGCTGGACTACATCCGTAAGGCGAACGTAATAGCCGGTGAGGCTGGTGGTATCACCCAGCACATTGGAGCTTACTCTGTAAAAATCGACGAAGAGCGCAGGATTACCTTCCTAGATACCCCTGGTCACGAAGCGTTTACCGCAATGCGTGCCCGTGGTGCTAAGGTTACCGATATCGCCATCATCATTATTGCAGCAGACGATAGCGTGATGCCACAAACCAAGGAGGCCATCAACCACGCGGTTGCAGCAGGTGTTCCAATGGTGTTTGCCATCAACAAGGTGGACAAGCCAGGTGCAAACCCCGATAAGATCCGAGAACAACTTGCCGCCATGAACTACCTCGTTGAGGATTGGGGAGGTAAGTATCAGGTTCAAGAAATCTCGGCTAAGAAGGGAGAAGGTATTCAGGAACTTCTTGACAAGGTACTGCTAGAGGCTGAAATGCTTGAGCTGAAGGCTAACCCAAATAAGAACGCAAAGGGTTCTGTTATTGAATCGACCCTTGATAAAGGTCGTGGCTACGTTACCACGATGCTGGTTCATTCGGGAACGCTTAATATTGGAGATGTTGTTCTTTCAGGACAATACTACGGTCGCGTAAAGGCAATGTTCAACGAACGTGGTAAGAAGATCACCAAGGCAGGCCCTTCGGTTCCTGTTCTTATGCTCGGGTTGAACGGAGCACCAACAGCAGGGGAAACCTTCAACGTACTCGAAGAGCGCGAGGCAAAGGATATTGCCAACAAGCGCGAGCAGCTGCAGCGTATGCAGGGACTACGTGCTACCAAGCATATCACCCTCGACGAAATCGGTCGCCGTATTGCCATCGGAAACTTCAAGGAGCTTAACATCATCGTTAAGGGAGACGTGGACGGTTCTATCGAGGCGCTTACCGACTCGCTCATCAAGCTTTCGAACGAAGAGGTACAGGTTAACGTAATCCACAAAGCTGTAGGTCAGATTTCGGAATCGGACGTTCTGTTGGCTGCTGCATCAAACGCAATTATCGTTGGTTTCCAAGTTCGACCATCAACCAATGCCCGCCGCATTGCAGAGAACGAGGGGATCGAAATTCGCCACTACTCGATCATCTACGATGCTATTAACGAAGTTAAGGACGCCATCGTTGGCATGCTTTCTCCCGAAATCAAGGAAGAAACCACATGTTCGATTGAGGTTATGGAGGTCTTCAAGATCACCAAGGTGGGGACGATTGCCGGATGTATCGTTCGTGAAGGTACGGTTACCCGTAACTCCAAGATCCGCGTTATCCGCGATGGTATCGTAATCCATACTGGCGAGTTAGAATCGCTCAAGCGCTTTAAGGATGACGTTAAAGAAGTTAAGAGCGGATTCGAGTGCGGTTTGAACACCAAGGGATTCAACGATATTCAGGTAGGCGACTTTATCGAAGGCTACGAGCTGATTGAAGTTAAGAAAACGCTCTAA
- the nusA gene encoding transcription termination factor NusA, translated as MENLNLIETFAEFKELKNIDRPTMMSVLEDVFRGLLVKLYGSDENFDIIVNIDKGNLEIYHNRIVVADGELEDPTKEIPLSEAKKIDEDYEVGEEVSEEVRFEKFGRRAILALRQNLAGRIMDLEKASIFNKYKDKVGQVVTGEVYQVWKKEILVIDDENNELILPRTEQIPSDFYRKGDTLKAVVVRVEMRNSSPLIILSRTSPVFLERLFEQEVPEIFDGLITIKKIVRVPGERAKVAVESYDERIDPVGACVGMKGSRIHGIVRELRNENIDVINFTHNTQLYIARALSPAKISSIKLDDENLKADVYLKPTEVSLAIGKGGLNIKLAGQLTGYEIDVYRESEEDEEDVSLDEFGDEIEGWIIDQLKNIGCDTAKSVLEISVSELVRRTDLEEETVIEVVNILRSEFES; from the coding sequence ATGGAAAATCTTAACCTTATAGAGACATTCGCAGAGTTTAAGGAACTCAAGAATATCGACCGTCCGACCATGATGAGCGTTCTTGAGGACGTGTTTCGTGGCCTTCTCGTAAAGCTTTACGGAAGCGACGAAAATTTCGATATCATCGTGAATATCGACAAGGGAAACCTTGAGATATACCACAACCGTATCGTGGTTGCCGATGGCGAGCTAGAAGATCCTACGAAGGAAATTCCGCTTAGCGAGGCCAAGAAAATTGACGAGGACTACGAGGTTGGCGAAGAGGTATCGGAAGAGGTTAGGTTCGAGAAGTTCGGACGCCGTGCAATACTTGCACTCCGCCAGAATCTTGCAGGCCGAATCATGGATCTCGAAAAAGCAAGCATCTTCAATAAGTATAAGGATAAGGTAGGCCAAGTAGTTACCGGCGAAGTATACCAAGTTTGGAAGAAGGAAATTCTTGTTATCGACGACGAAAACAACGAGCTCATCCTTCCTCGCACCGAGCAAATTCCATCCGACTTCTACCGCAAAGGCGACACGCTTAAAGCCGTAGTTGTTCGCGTAGAAATGCGCAACAGCAGCCCGCTTATTATCCTTTCTAGAACATCACCAGTATTCCTAGAGCGTCTTTTCGAGCAGGAAGTACCCGAAATCTTCGATGGCCTAATCACCATAAAGAAGATTGTACGCGTACCCGGCGAGCGCGCAAAGGTTGCCGTAGAAAGCTACGACGAGCGCATCGATCCAGTTGGAGCCTGCGTGGGAATGAAGGGATCGCGCATCCACGGAATTGTTCGCGAGCTTCGCAACGAGAATATCGACGTTATCAACTTTACGCATAACACTCAGCTTTATATTGCACGAGCTCTTAGCCCTGCTAAAATCAGCAGCATTAAGCTCGACGATGAAAATCTCAAGGCTGATGTTTACCTAAAACCAACCGAGGTATCGCTTGCCATCGGCAAGGGTGGCCTTAACATCAAACTAGCCGGACAGCTAACCGGCTACGAAATTGACGTTTACAGAGAAAGCGAAGAGGATGAGGAAGACGTATCGCTAGATGAATTCGGCGATGAAATCGAAGGCTGGATCATCGATCAACTCAAGAATATTGGCTGCGATACAGCTAAGAGCGTACTCGAAATTTCGGTAAGCGAACTGGTTCGCAGAACCGACCTAGAAGAAGAAACCGTAATTGAAGTGGTAAACATTCTTCGTTCGGAGTTTGAGTCTTAG
- the rimP gene encoding ribosome assembly cofactor RimP, which translates to MVDQAFVKKIVEEKLAELDLFLVDLKIDTSNKIDIAIDGDSGVGIDQCIAVSRAVEGSLDREKEDFELMVASPGIGQPFKVHRQYTKAIGRPVEVQLLDGAKVAGTLSEVTQDDFEVTFSKKEQIEGTKKKQIVEVKQRIAFAYAKSTKETISFK; encoded by the coding sequence ATGGTAGATCAGGCATTTGTAAAAAAAATCGTAGAGGAAAAATTAGCCGAACTAGATCTATTTCTCGTAGATTTAAAAATCGACACCTCCAATAAAATCGACATAGCCATAGATGGCGATAGCGGAGTTGGTATCGACCAATGCATTGCAGTGAGCCGCGCCGTAGAAGGCTCGCTCGACCGCGAAAAAGAGGACTTTGAACTTATGGTAGCATCACCCGGAATTGGCCAGCCATTTAAGGTACACCGCCAATACACCAAGGCCATCGGTCGCCCAGTTGAAGTTCAGCTGCTCGATGGCGCCAAGGTTGCAGGAACCCTTAGCGAAGTAACCCAAGACGATTTTGAGGTTACGTTCTCCAAAAAGGAGCAAATAGAGGGAACCAAGAAAAAGCAGATCGTAGAGGTAAAACAGCGAATTGCCTTTGCCTATGCGAAATCGACTAAAGAAACAATATCATTCAAGTAA
- a CDS encoding alpha amylase C-terminal domain-containing protein, whose protein sequence is MNEELGIIRHDKQLRPYADTINRRYANTLKKEMELTEEKSSLSEFANGHMYFGLNRVWDGWVFREWAPAASRIYLIGDFSGWQEQETFRLYRLENGIWEIWLEPNQLAHGQHYKLSIHSDSGKFERIPAWATRVVQDNTSKIFSAQVWDPQYEYEFRVKHFKPHTSPLLIYECHVGMATEEERVGVYNEFREKALPRIASLGYNAIQLMAVQEHPYYGSFGYHVSSFFAPSSRFGTPEELKQLVDAAHELGIAVIMDIVHSHAVKNAVEGLGCFDGTPFQYFHQGPRREHPAWDSLCFDYGKPEVLHYLLSNCKYWLEEFKFDGLRFDGVTSMIYLNHGLNQTFTSYNDYYNGKQDEDAITYLALANKLVHLLNPNAITIAEEMSGMPGLAAKQEDGGLGFDYRMAMGIPDYWIRLIKDIKDEEWKPGDIYWQLTNRRKEEKTISYAESHDQALVGDKTIIFRLIDERMYWHMRIDDADLTVNRGIALHKMIRLITAATINGGYLNFMGNEFGHPEWIDFPRQGNGWSYKYARRQWSLASDPSLKYQYLDRFDKAMVNLLKTEKNFHLKPLTKLWDKEDDQILAFARNDLIFIFNFSPQKSFADYGILAPKGKYTAILNTDAKEFGGFAINDDSIEHFTQPDALIKNGNKEWLKVYIPSRTAIVFRKAPE, encoded by the coding sequence ATGAACGAGGAACTAGGCATCATACGCCACGACAAGCAGCTCCGCCCCTATGCCGACACCATCAACCGTCGGTACGCCAATACCCTTAAAAAGGAGATGGAGCTAACCGAAGAAAAATCATCGCTAAGCGAATTCGCCAACGGCCATATGTACTTTGGGTTGAACCGCGTTTGGGACGGATGGGTTTTCCGCGAATGGGCACCCGCCGCATCGCGCATCTACCTGATTGGCGACTTTAGCGGATGGCAGGAGCAGGAGACGTTCCGCCTATACCGCCTCGAAAACGGAATCTGGGAGATTTGGCTAGAGCCCAACCAGCTAGCGCATGGGCAGCACTACAAGCTATCCATCCACAGCGATAGCGGTAAATTCGAGCGCATACCGGCTTGGGCAACCCGCGTTGTGCAGGATAACACTTCCAAGATATTCTCGGCGCAGGTTTGGGATCCACAGTACGAGTACGAATTCCGCGTTAAGCACTTTAAGCCCCACACCTCCCCGCTGCTGATCTACGAATGCCATGTGGGCATGGCAACCGAAGAGGAAAGGGTTGGCGTTTACAACGAGTTTAGGGAGAAGGCTCTTCCCCGTATTGCCTCTCTCGGCTACAACGCCATCCAGCTGATGGCCGTACAGGAGCACCCCTACTACGGATCGTTCGGGTACCACGTCTCCAGCTTCTTTGCCCCCTCTTCGCGCTTTGGCACGCCCGAAGAGCTGAAGCAGCTGGTAGATGCCGCCCACGAGCTGGGCATTGCCGTTATCATGGATATTGTGCATTCGCATGCCGTAAAAAATGCGGTAGAAGGGCTGGGATGCTTCGATGGAACGCCCTTCCAGTACTTCCACCAAGGGCCAAGGCGCGAGCATCCGGCATGGGATTCGCTCTGCTTCGATTACGGGAAACCCGAAGTGCTGCACTACCTCCTCTCCAACTGCAAGTACTGGCTCGAAGAGTTTAAGTTTGATGGCCTCCGCTTCGATGGCGTAACCTCCATGATCTACCTCAACCACGGTCTTAACCAAACCTTCACCAGCTACAACGACTACTACAACGGCAAGCAAGACGAAGATGCCATAACCTACCTTGCGCTTGCCAACAAGCTAGTACACCTACTAAACCCTAATGCCATAACCATTGCCGAAGAGATGAGCGGCATGCCCGGACTGGCCGCCAAGCAGGAGGATGGAGGTCTAGGCTTCGACTACCGAATGGCAATGGGAATACCCGACTACTGGATTAGGCTTATAAAGGATATCAAAGATGAGGAATGGAAACCTGGTGATATCTACTGGCAGCTAACCAACCGCCGAAAGGAGGAAAAGACGATTAGCTACGCCGAAAGCCACGATCAGGCTTTGGTTGGCGATAAGACTATCATCTTTCGCCTTATTGACGAAAGGATGTACTGGCACATGCGAATTGATGATGCCGACTTAACCGTAAATAGAGGTATTGCACTTCATAAGATGATCCGCCTCATTACAGCAGCAACCATAAACGGAGGATACCTCAACTTTATGGGAAACGAGTTTGGCCATCCCGAGTGGATCGACTTTCCCCGTCAAGGAAATGGCTGGTCGTATAAGTACGCACGAAGACAATGGAGCCTAGCCTCAGATCCTAGCTTAAAGTACCAGTACCTTGATCGGTTCGACAAAGCGATGGTAAATCTTCTAAAAACAGAGAAGAACTTCCACCTAAAACCGCTTACTAAGCTTTGGGATAAGGAGGACGATCAAATTCTTGCCTTTGCACGAAACGACCTCATCTTCATCTTTAACTTTAGCCCCCAAAAATCATTTGCAGACTATGGCATCCTAGCCCCAAAAGGAAAGTACACGGCAATACTCAACACCGATGCCAAAGAATTTGGCGGCTTTGCCATAAACGACGATAGCATAGAACATTTCACCCAACCCGACGCTCTCATCAAGAACGGCAATAAGGAATGGCTCAAGGTGTACATACCCTCACGTACAGCCATTGTATTCCGAAAAGCTCCAGAATAA
- a CDS encoding S66 peptidase family protein: MITIPKYLEQGDTIGIVATARKVSPEELAPAIKLLSNEGFKVKLGSNLFKEAHQFSGTDQQRAADVMQMVADPEVKAILCARGGYGSARILEYLDYEAIRNNPKWFCGYSDVTVMHALYTKLSIASLHSTMPINFPKDGSSNPSTQSLVDSLKGKHTALAAEANPHNVYGEAEGVLVGGNLSLVYSLMATDLQLDTNQKILFIEDLDEYLYHMDRTMLSLRHSGILGQLAGIAVGYMNDMNDNTIPFGKAAEEIVYEHTQHLGIPVAFGIPAGHLEPNYAMVLGKRYRLSVNETGSLLKIQ; encoded by the coding sequence ATGATAACCATCCCCAAATACCTTGAACAGGGCGATACGATTGGAATAGTAGCAACCGCCCGCAAGGTGTCTCCCGAAGAGCTAGCGCCAGCCATTAAGCTGCTCTCCAACGAAGGATTTAAGGTAAAGCTGGGCAGTAACCTGTTTAAGGAGGCTCACCAGTTTTCCGGAACCGACCAACAGCGCGCTGCCGATGTAATGCAAATGGTAGCCGACCCGGAAGTAAAAGCGATACTGTGCGCCAGAGGAGGATACGGATCTGCCCGCATTCTCGAATACCTCGACTACGAGGCTATACGCAACAATCCAAAGTGGTTCTGTGGATACAGCGACGTTACCGTTATGCATGCCCTATACACCAAGCTGTCGATAGCCAGCCTCCATAGCACCATGCCCATCAACTTTCCGAAGGACGGGTCGTCCAATCCATCAACCCAAAGCTTGGTTGATAGCCTTAAAGGGAAGCACACCGCGCTTGCTGCCGAGGCTAACCCTCATAACGTGTACGGCGAAGCCGAAGGCGTACTGGTTGGCGGGAACCTCTCGCTCGTCTACAGCCTTATGGCAACCGACTTGCAGCTAGACACCAACCAAAAGATCCTCTTTATCGAAGATCTCGACGAGTACCTTTACCATATGGACCGAACCATGCTCAGCCTCCGCCATAGCGGCATTCTTGGCCAGCTTGCAGGCATTGCCGTTGGCTACATGAACGACATGAACGATAACACCATCCCCTTCGGTAAAGCTGCCGAAGAAATCGTATACGAGCACACGCAGCATTTGGGGATCCCGGTTGCCTTTGGCATCCCTGCAGGGCACCTAGAGCCCAACTACGCCATGGTTCTCGGCAAACGATACAGGCTCTCGGTAAATGAAACAGGAAGCCTGCTGAAGATACAGTAA